The genomic region tgacttcagatcaacaagtaaaatgaccatcagggtctagcgctcacaaggacattcactggttgtattgtgctttgaggcacataggaaaaatgtgtgtgcttatattggtagtaaagtgcacaACATTAGGCCAATGCTGTCAAGCAAAAATTTTTATACGCAGAGATGTATACTCCAGCTCGtttttatcactgcccatggtttacccaattactcatacaacTCTGAAATTGGGTATTGATTTATGCAATATTTTTAGGTATTATACTTTTGAGAGAGAACTAATAACAATAGTCAATTTTTTGTGATGCTGCCAGCAgagcaaacatttctcctcatattatataccaacttgttctataaagcattatttcgatctcttcattgttcagcaaaaagagaagctttagaATAGAACaaacaaggccaagaattcatttttatctggaaaaatcaccatataactagcttttcatgaaacaaatgatgataactgcttggcatgaacgaaacaagactggtatccgcctaggatccgtCTTCAACGACATAtagtactgctctcatacgaagaaatcatcaggggtagagaggatacaacaggtctctacaagatcttcatatttccatcacaaattatcatcactagtagtctagtggtcaagacatatggctcttctggctccgaggaccaaggacatgttaatgtctaatttagcttcaagctctgtggtgatgtgggatttcatagttatttgtctactcttctcacttctggtagatcggtggtagataatggtaagcatgccaaagggtggaattcagtgtagttcggctacataaaccccaggtatgtgtccatttaggactgacctttaccatttagcttatAGTGTATACCATACCAGTCAAAGGACTATTCCAAGTCAATTCAacgactataagtatttacaattctgagagatgtatgcaaagcatagaggtcctagataggaCGAGTAAAGTAGTTTGACGGGAACACACAATGGTTTTTCACACAAACATTGTAAAAAAAATCTCAGAATTACCTTTCgatgtactcgcaacttcgtgttgctaaagtactagccatttatctcaaagttcgcttcatgccattcagcgacaaatagcaatgtgccaacatctggttgagcaatgtatgactgagattctagcatttattcatctgacaaggtcttattgcttactaataaaatttcaatttgtgatgttttctgtgccaaaaaaaggctttcatgcattaatattgaatttcttcaggttacttcgggtaaaactttatgcagtaggagagagcagagatttaacctatctgtgtttcattgtatttcgatttaatttcccagatttaatatagttgttatggccacttggcgatatatataaatatacgatgccacacaacacaatcaaacaaaatatagagtgaaaacaaaattgtttacgaaggttgcgcATAATGTGACTTTAGGGGCTTGAACGACACACCACAATCCACGCAAGTACAAACTCTAGCGTTCTGGCGTCAACGTATGTGTGGCCATCAGTGCAACAACAATACAACAAGCCTTTATAACAAGCGCAACAAGCGCAATTGTGGctcggtagtcggggtacacaatAAGTCCACACAACGTGCACAACAGGTGCAACTGTGGCTTGATGATCATGACAGACGGACAGTGCCTGCAGGGCATACGAAAAATGTGTGACTCGACGATGGCGGTCCGACTCAACAGGAGCGGTCCGATTAAGCGAGACTACggcatagcaatcacatgacgcagccaatGTCATAACTCAGTCAATTAACAACGCAGTCTGTTCGGCATGTCTGAGTACCCATTATACAATTTAATTGCTCAATGTGAGTCCGAAAGCTCAAAGCGACACAAATACTTAGAGCAATTTGATTTATGCGTAGTATAACCACATGTATTTCAAATAATTTTCTGCTATTTACTACAGGAAATAAAACAGAAAATAATACCGAAATTAATACACGAACATAAacacatcgagtgcaaaaaggtaTTTTCTCATTTTGAAGCATATATTATTTTTTTGCTAATTATTTACTACAGGAAATAATTAAATAAGGTAGAAATTGTAACATAAAACATGCTTCATTCTATTTGTTATTTATAACAGTAAGTAAATAGAATAGATAAATTATACCAAACTTGATTAATCTAAAAGGTTTTTTTTTGGAAAATCGTAAGGCCCTGAGTTATAAGTCTATTATTTTACTTTTTTCAACCAACAAGCTGCCATAGCCCTTTTTATTTCTTTGAACCGCTGTGCAAGCACGCACGTTTGTTTACGGCCATGCAGCCTCGCGACCAGGAAGAAGCCCCATGGAAAATCGACCTCGATCTTATCTAGCCAAAATGGAGAGGAAAGAAATGGTCCACGCGAAGGACCCGCTCGTGGGAAACGCCCACGCCATCTCCATCTTTCATAGGCTAACGGTACAGCAGTACAGGCACATAGGCTCCATGTGCACCATCGCATAGGCTTCGTACGGCTGCAAATTCATATCCGCATGCGGCCAGCCATGGTGAAGCCCACAAGCAAGTCGTTGCATGACACAAATTAGCTTTCCTCTTTTTTTCTAAGAAAGTCAACCGCCATGCAAGACACGACTCTAACCGCCATGCAAGGAAACGTTAATCGCCCAAAAGCCATGCAAGCCTATTTTTTTCTCCGTCTCTAACCGCCCAGCCACCAGAGCCACCCCTACTCCACCAGGGAGTGTCCTAGTCGCCGCATGGAGGATCTGTGCGCTGGGGCCTGGGGCTTGAGGGCGGCCCGCCGCTGGATCTACTCGCTGGGCTAGTGGGCGGTCGAGCCGCCATCAGATCTGACAGGCAGCATGCATACGGGCTCACAAGCGATATACGCGATGAACAGTAAATTGCAGATCCACTCAAAATTTCATACCGTGATTCCTGGTTCGACAAACGGGAAcgaagcctgtcgcgtaggacagttcggcaagGCCGGGACCTGCCGGCGTGACGGAGAGTCGGTGCCGATAGGATCCACGAGTCGGGGTAGAgcagtgctgataacgtgttgagaactacgttgccGCAGATCACCAGAtctgctcccttccctcccgtcagcagtagaggcacaagaagctgtagagaacccgtctcccttcccagaagcacgacagagtaacacacgagacacaggatATAGTGTTGGGCCattggcctctttctcttctttGTATTATGAGGTGGTGTAcaagttccttatatagagatgtgaaacCCCTCAGAGATAAAGCAGATATTtgtccacataaccctaactagggttacttaacctaAACAAGGCTGCCCCATGCACGATAGTCGGGCCGTTCTCACTGCTCAGCCCAAATTGCGCACGCTGCCGCGTGCTcgcgcgtcggcccgttctcattGTTCGGCCCAAATCGCGCGCTACGGTCCCTCATCCCTTCCCTGTCGACGCAGCCGCGCAGCGATCGGACCTTCCTCCCGCCCGGCCGCCGCAGcgagcagcacgtccaccttctcCATCTACACGCCGCTCATGCTCCACCGCCTCGCCCACACCCGCGTGTGCCACTTCTTCATCATCCCCACACCCCGCGCGTTCTCCAACGCTCCCGCTGCCACTCCACCCGCTGCGCCGCCGCTCTCGGCCGCGGACCTcgagcaactcctccgccgctgtCACTACTCTGCCTCCAGCCACCGCTTCCACTCTCTTCTCCCCCTCCTCTCGCACCCCTCCGTCCTCCTCTCCTGCGCGCTCCACCTAAGCCACCGCGCGCACCCATCCCTCCCCGTCCCGCCCCAGCCCCCACCAATCACCattgccgccgctgccgccgcgtTCTCATCCCCATCATCCcacctccgcctcctcctcccgTCCCGCATCAAGGGCCAGCCGCTTCCCGTCCCCACGCTACCGCTCCGCCTCGCTTTGCGCTGCGCCGCCTCCGTCCTCGACGCCGTGTTCGCCCCGCGCGCAGCCACCTTCGCTTACCGCGGCCGCCACACAGCTGTCCGATACCTCAAGTCCATTCCCAGCGCGTCCTGGTTCTTCCGTGTCGCCATCCCGCGGCAGCCCTTCGCCCCTCGCCACGTTTGCCGTCTGCTCGGTGCCATCTCCAGTAAGGTCGATGATCCCGGGTTCCTGGAGTTCCTGAACGAACTGTTCGTCTCTGATGCGGTCGCATTTGAGCTTGGTGGTTGCGAGCTCGGACGCGGGCTGCCACAGGAATCAGAGCTCACTAGCACGCTAGTGAACATATTCTTCAATCGTGTGGATGGAGAGATAATGGCCCTCCGTGAGGAAGTGCACAAAAAACATCCTAGAATGAAAGATGACAGCGTTCGGCATACACCTGTGAGAGTATATGCGATTCGATATCTAGATGATATTCTGGTTGTGACGTCCGGGTCGAAGATGCTCACAATTGAGATCAGGAACAGGATAATTGCAGTCTTGGAGAGGGATTTAGAGGTGAGGGTGGACAGATTGGGGAGCTCAATCCACAGCGCTGTATCAGAGAAGATTGAGTTCCTGGGGATAGAATTCCAAGCTGTGCCACCGTCAGTGTTGCACCCACCCATGTCAGAGAAAGCAAAGAGAGCAAGGAAGAAGTATCTGAAGATGAAGGCGGAAAAGGCGCAGGAGCTGAAAAATGCACGGGAGACGAGGCGGAAGAAGCTTGGCTTGAAGATACTGAACCACTTGTCCAAGAGGATGAGGAGGGGCGAGGAGTTTGAATTTGATTTCCGGATCGAGAAAGAGGTGCAGCAAGTGTTCAGGGACTGGGCAGAGGAGACAGTGGCCGAATACTTCGAATCACGTGAGCATTGCCGATATTGGCACCGACTGCTAGCATCAGGTGATTTCTTGTCATTGAACAGGGTGAGAGATCAATTGCCACCTGCTTTGGTGGACTCATATGATAAATTTCAAGAGACAATCGACAAGTTTTTGATGCCCATGAAAGGTCATGACCTGacagaagaagaggagattctagctgaggaggaagaagaggaacAATATGAGAAACGGATTGTCGAGGACTTGACAGAGCTTAAGATGAGGGCCAATGTGCCGATAGATCTTGTAAGGAAGGAGGTAAAGCTTGCTGGATTCACAAATTCCATGGGCCGGCCACGGCCAATTAAGCTACTTCTCTGTTTGGATGATGCAGATATCATCAAATGGTATGCTGGCGTAGGGAGGAGGTGGCTAGATTTCTTCTGCTGTTGCCGTAACTTCAAGATGGTCAAGACTGTTGTCACTTACCACTTGAGGTTCTCCTGCTTTTTGACATTAGCAGAGAAGCACGAGTGCACTAAGAAGCAAGCAATTAGCCATTTCACAAAGGATTTAAAGGTAGCAAATGATAATGGAATGGCAGAAGTGCACTTCCCAATGGAACGCGAGATCAAAATGATGGGTGATAAAAACTTGTCTGACCCAAAGCCTGTGGATGGTGCCTTGACGATGACATTAGTAAGATTAGCAGTTGATGACGCCTCCTATCCATGCCTAGCACATTTTTGTGCTAAAACAGAAACTGTGCTTTACAGAATACGTTTGTTGCAAAATCGCCTAAATGTTGATCCATTGAATGAAAAGAAATGGGTCCATGGattaggtgccattcatgagagcCTGAACAAGAAATGTCTCCCCTTGTGCTATATGCACGCAAGTGATCTCTTTCTTGGCAAGATCACACTTCAAGATATTGACTGCACTCAATTTGTTGATGTGGAATGAGAGAAAAGCTTATTTGCGCAATACTTCTTGCAGATTATAGCTCATGTAGTATTGCAGGACTTCTTGCAGATTATA from Zea mays cultivar B73 chromosome 6, Zm-B73-REFERENCE-NAM-5.0, whole genome shotgun sequence harbors:
- the LOC103629684 gene encoding nuclear intron maturase 3, mitochondrial; this translates as MHDSRAVLTAQPKLRTLPRARASARSHCSAQIARYGPSSLPCRRSRAAIGPSSRPAAAASSTSTFSIYTPLMLHRLAHTRVCHFFIIPTPRAFSNAPAATPPAAPPLSAADLEQLLRRCHYSASSHRFHSLLPLLSHPSVLLSCALHLSHRAHPSLPVPPQPPPITIAAAAAAFSSPSSHLRLLLPSRIKGQPLPVPTLPLRLALRCAASVLDAVFAPRAATFAYRGRHTAVRYLKSIPSASWFFRVAIPRQPFAPRHVCRLLGAISSKVDDPGFLEFLNELFVSDAVAFELGGCELGRGLPQESELTSTLVNIFFNRVDGEIMALREEVHKKHPRMKDDSVRHTPVRVYAIRYLDDILVVTSGSKMLTIEIRNRIIAVLERDLEVRVDRLGSSIHSAVSEKIEFLGIEFQAVPPSVLHPPMSEKAKRARKKYLKMKAEKAQELKNARETRRKKLGLKILNHLSKRMRRGEEFEFDFRIEKEVQQVFRDWAEETVAEYFESREHCRYWHRLLASGDFLSLNRVRDQLPPALVDSYDKFQETIDKFLMPMKGHDLTEEEEILAEEEEEEQYEKRIVEDLTELKMRANVPIDLVRKEVKLAGFTNSMGRPRPIKLLLCLDDADIIKWYAGVGRRWLDFFCCCRNFKMVKTVVTYHLRFSCFLTLAEKHECTKKQAISHFTKDLKVANDNGMAEVHFPMEREIKMMGDKNLSDPKPVDGALTMTLVRLAVDDASYPCLAHFCAKTETVLYRIRLLQNRLNVDPLNEKKWVHGLGAIHESLNKKCLPLCYMHASDLFLGKITLQDIDCTQFVDVE